Proteins encoded within one genomic window of Mycolicibacterium aubagnense:
- a CDS encoding SRPBCC family protein: MTDLTFSDSIVVDTDPETLYALVSDVTNMGRWSPQCKECWWEDEDAGPVAGAWFKGRNEAGDRIWETRSQVVVAEPGREFVWEVNGGWVRWGFTLDPVEDGTRLTQSWEFLPAGIAGFHERWSDAADEQIALRERNAKEGIPVTLAAIKKTAEA, translated from the coding sequence GTGACCGACCTGACCTTCTCTGATTCCATCGTCGTCGACACCGATCCCGAAACCCTCTACGCACTGGTCTCTGACGTGACCAACATGGGCCGGTGGAGCCCGCAGTGCAAGGAGTGCTGGTGGGAGGACGAGGACGCCGGCCCGGTGGCCGGCGCCTGGTTCAAGGGCCGCAACGAGGCCGGGGACCGAATCTGGGAGACCCGCAGCCAGGTGGTCGTCGCCGAGCCGGGCCGCGAGTTCGTCTGGGAGGTCAACGGCGGTTGGGTCCGGTGGGGCTTCACGCTCGACCCCGTCGAGGACGGGACCCGGCTGACGCAGTCGTGGGAGTTCCTCCCGGCCGGGATCGCCGGCTTCCATGAGCGCTGGTCGGACGCCGCCGACGAGCAGATCGCGCTCCGCGAGAGGAACGCGAAGGAAGGCATCCCGGTGACGCTGGCGGCGATCAAGAAGACGGCCGAGGCCTAG
- a CDS encoding glycosyltransferase family 87 protein — MTVEEPDESEVVTVSPARLAPDLRSADDRDLPSRTDVIGAALSGVVGGPVGRHAMIGRAPFLTPFRVMLLIALVFLGLGYTTKAPCLVTTGSGMADQRVANWQNQRAYYEFCYSDTVPLYTAELLNLGKFPYKSSWIETDSAHKPRVQYDGTRAVRYMEYPVLTGMYQYVSMSVAKTYTALSKLVRIPVVAEVIMFFNISAFGLALAWMATVWATMRMSGRRPWDAAVVAGSPILIFQAFTNFDALATACAAGAMLAWSRRKPVAAGVLIGVGVALKLYPLLLLIPLAMLAVRTGKWRPVAKTAITALVTWIAVNLPIMVMYPRGWSEFFRLNTRRGDDMDSLYNVVKSFTGWGGFDTNLGFWQPPTVLNTVTAVLFVVCCAAIAYVAWTAPQRPRLAQLAFLVVAAFLLTNKVWSPQYSLWLVPLAALALPHRRILLAWMTIDALIWIPRMLYLYDDPKFGLPEQFFTTTVLLRDIAVIGVCALVIRAIYRPEFDLVRSGGRGAPVDDPTGGVFDEADDNPPRWLPARLRPRPTAAAEPELDPEPALQPTA; from the coding sequence GTGACGGTCGAGGAACCAGACGAGTCCGAGGTGGTGACGGTCTCGCCGGCCCGGCTGGCCCCGGACCTGCGCAGCGCCGACGACCGCGACCTGCCCAGCCGGACCGACGTCATCGGTGCGGCGCTGTCCGGCGTCGTGGGCGGGCCGGTGGGCCGGCACGCCATGATCGGCCGGGCGCCGTTCCTCACCCCGTTCCGGGTGATGCTGCTGATCGCGCTGGTCTTTCTCGGGCTGGGTTACACGACCAAGGCGCCCTGCCTGGTGACGACCGGTTCCGGCATGGCGGACCAGCGCGTCGCCAACTGGCAGAACCAGCGGGCCTACTACGAGTTCTGCTACTCGGACACCGTGCCGCTGTACACCGCGGAGCTGCTCAACCTGGGCAAGTTCCCGTACAAGTCCAGCTGGATCGAGACCGACAGCGCGCACAAGCCGCGCGTGCAGTACGACGGCACCCGCGCCGTCCGCTACATGGAATATCCGGTGCTGACCGGTATGTACCAGTACGTGTCCATGTCGGTCGCCAAGACCTATACGGCGCTGTCGAAGCTGGTGCGGATACCCGTGGTCGCCGAGGTGATCATGTTCTTCAACATCTCGGCGTTCGGGCTGGCCCTGGCCTGGATGGCCACCGTCTGGGCGACCATGCGAATGTCCGGGCGGCGGCCGTGGGACGCCGCCGTGGTCGCTGGATCGCCGATCCTGATCTTCCAGGCCTTCACCAACTTCGACGCGCTCGCGACCGCGTGTGCGGCCGGCGCCATGCTGGCCTGGTCGCGCCGCAAGCCGGTGGCGGCCGGTGTGCTCATCGGGGTCGGAGTGGCCCTGAAGCTGTATCCACTGCTGTTGCTGATCCCGCTGGCGATGCTGGCGGTGCGGACCGGCAAGTGGCGGCCGGTGGCCAAGACCGCGATCACCGCGCTGGTCACGTGGATCGCGGTGAATCTGCCGATCATGGTGATGTACCCGCGCGGGTGGTCGGAGTTCTTCCGGCTCAACACCCGCCGCGGCGACGACATGGACTCGCTCTACAACGTGGTGAAGTCGTTCACCGGATGGGGCGGTTTCGACACCAACCTCGGGTTCTGGCAACCTCCGACGGTGCTCAACACCGTCACCGCGGTCCTCTTCGTCGTGTGTTGTGCGGCAATCGCTTACGTCGCCTGGACGGCGCCGCAGCGGCCGCGGCTCGCGCAGCTGGCCTTCTTGGTCGTGGCGGCCTTCCTGTTGACCAACAAGGTGTGGAGCCCGCAGTACTCGCTGTGGCTGGTGCCGCTGGCCGCCCTGGCGCTGCCGCATCGTCGAATCCTGTTGGCGTGGATGACCATTGACGCGCTGATCTGGATTCCGCGGATGCTGTATCTGTACGACGATCCCAAGTTCGGGTTGCCCGAACAGTTCTTCACCACGACGGTGCTGTTGCGCGACATCGCGGTGATCGGCGTGTGCGCGTTGGTTATTCGGGCGATTTACCGGCCGGAGTTCGACCTGGTTCGATCCGGTGGCCGGGGCGCGCCTGTTGATGATCCAACTGGCGGCGTGTTCGACGAAGCCGACGACAATCCGCCCCGCTGGCTACCGGCCCGGTTACGGCCGCGTCCGACGGCCGCCGCCGAGCCGGAGCTCGACCCTGAACCGGCGCTTCAGCCGACGGCATAA
- a CDS encoding transglycosylase domain-containing protein, with amino-acid sequence MSGAGRHSRSDNDASRGPAAGTPQGRPGPVPPDDRRTMILPPVGKADDPRLRDPIDAVKAALDGTKRPSQPPMSAGGGMNPPPKSPPPPPPRAGGGKSGGPQLPKFKWNWKLFRRLCYAGIAVLLVLPIVTFGMAYLIVDIPKPGDIRTNQVSTILASDGTELAKFVPPEGNRVDVNIDQIPVHVRNAVMAAEDRDFYTNPGFSFSGFARAFKNNIFGGDLQGGSTITQQYVKNALVGDARSGVGGLVRKAKELVIATKMSRQWSKDEVLQAYLNIIYFGRGTYGIGAASKAYFGKPVEQLDVAEGALLAALIQRPSTLDPAVDPEGAAERWNWVLDGMVTMGALSKEDRAQQKFPATVPPEQARQQNQTEGPNGLIQRQVMKELQSIFNINEQALNTEGLQVTTTIDPKAQQAAEDAVSKYLDGQADDMRAAVVSVDPHTGGIKAYYGGSDANGFDFAQAGLPTGSSFKVFALVAALEQGIGLGYQVDSSPVTVNGINITNVEGEGCGTCSIAEALKRSLNTSYYRLMLKLKHGAQDVADAAHKAGVADSFPGVEHTLSEDGKGGPPNNGVVLGQYQSRALDMASAYATLAASGEYHKPHFVQKVVNGDGQVLYDATSQDNSGEQRIPKAVADNVTSAMQPIAGYSRGHNLAGGRPSAAKTGTVQLGDTGANRDAWMVGYTPSLSTAVWVGTTAGTQPLVNKGGGPVYGSGLPSDIWKSTMDGALKGTDNESFPKPTAIGGYAGVPQAPVIKPPSPDDQPQAPVPGAPTETVVQPTLVIAPGITIPFGPPTTMQVAPHQDAPPPGGGDPNQPGPPPPP; translated from the coding sequence ATGAGTGGGGCCGGGCGCCACAGCCGGTCGGATAACGACGCGTCCAGGGGACCGGCCGCCGGCACACCGCAAGGTCGCCCCGGCCCAGTGCCGCCGGATGACCGGCGCACCATGATCCTGCCGCCGGTCGGGAAGGCCGACGACCCGCGTCTGCGGGATCCGATCGATGCCGTGAAGGCGGCGCTGGACGGCACCAAACGGCCGAGCCAGCCCCCGATGAGCGCTGGCGGCGGCATGAACCCGCCGCCGAAGTCGCCGCCACCACCGCCCCCGCGGGCCGGCGGTGGAAAGTCCGGCGGGCCCCAGTTGCCGAAGTTCAAGTGGAACTGGAAGCTGTTCCGGCGGCTCTGTTACGCCGGCATCGCCGTGTTGCTGGTGCTGCCGATCGTCACGTTCGGCATGGCGTACCTCATCGTCGACATCCCCAAGCCGGGCGACATCCGCACCAACCAGGTGTCGACCATCCTGGCCAGCGACGGCACCGAACTGGCGAAGTTTGTCCCGCCGGAAGGCAACCGGGTCGACGTCAACATCGACCAGATCCCCGTGCATGTGCGTAACGCGGTGATGGCCGCCGAGGACCGGGATTTCTACACCAACCCGGGCTTCTCGTTCTCCGGCTTCGCGCGCGCGTTCAAGAACAACATCTTCGGTGGCGACCTGCAGGGCGGGTCGACCATCACGCAGCAGTACGTGAAGAACGCGTTGGTCGGTGACGCCCGCTCGGGCGTGGGCGGCTTGGTCCGCAAGGCCAAGGAGCTGGTGATCGCCACCAAGATGTCGCGGCAGTGGTCGAAAGACGAAGTGCTGCAGGCATACCTGAACATCATCTATTTCGGCCGCGGCACCTACGGCATCGGCGCGGCGTCGAAGGCCTACTTCGGCAAACCGGTCGAGCAGCTCGACGTGGCCGAGGGCGCGCTGCTCGCCGCGCTGATCCAGCGGCCGTCGACGCTGGACCCGGCCGTCGACCCGGAGGGCGCCGCCGAGCGCTGGAACTGGGTGCTCGACGGCATGGTGACCATGGGTGCGCTGTCGAAGGAGGACCGCGCCCAGCAGAAGTTCCCGGCCACGGTGCCGCCCGAGCAGGCGCGCCAGCAGAACCAGACCGAAGGGCCCAACGGGCTGATCCAGCGGCAGGTGATGAAGGAGCTGCAGAGCATCTTCAACATCAACGAGCAGGCGCTGAACACCGAGGGGTTGCAGGTCACCACGACGATCGACCCGAAGGCGCAGCAGGCCGCCGAAGATGCGGTGTCGAAGTATCTCGACGGCCAGGCGGACGACATGCGGGCGGCGGTGGTGTCGGTCGATCCGCACACCGGCGGCATCAAGGCCTACTACGGCGGCTCCGACGCCAACGGCTTCGACTTCGCGCAGGCCGGTCTGCCGACGGGTTCGTCGTTCAAGGTCTTCGCCCTGGTGGCGGCCCTGGAGCAGGGCATCGGGCTGGGCTACCAGGTCGACAGCTCGCCGGTGACGGTCAACGGCATCAACATCACCAACGTCGAGGGCGAGGGCTGCGGCACGTGCAGCATCGCCGAGGCACTGAAGCGGTCGCTGAACACCAGCTACTACCGGTTGATGCTCAAGCTCAAGCACGGCGCGCAGGACGTCGCCGACGCCGCGCACAAGGCCGGCGTCGCCGACAGCTTCCCCGGTGTCGAGCACACGCTGTCCGAGGACGGCAAGGGCGGACCGCCCAACAACGGTGTGGTGCTCGGTCAGTACCAGAGCCGCGCACTCGACATGGCCTCCGCGTACGCGACGCTCGCGGCGTCCGGCGAGTACCACAAGCCGCACTTCGTGCAGAAGGTCGTCAACGGCGACGGTCAGGTGCTGTACGACGCGACCTCGCAGGACAATTCGGGCGAACAGCGGATTCCGAAGGCCGTCGCCGACAACGTGACCTCTGCGATGCAGCCCATCGCCGGATACTCCCGCGGCCACAACCTGGCCGGCGGCCGGCCGTCGGCGGCCAAGACCGGCACCGTGCAGCTCGGTGACACCGGAGCCAACCGCGACGCGTGGATGGTCGGCTACACGCCGTCGCTGTCCACCGCGGTATGGGTCGGTACGACGGCCGGGACGCAACCCCTGGTGAACAAGGGCGGCGGGCCGGTGTATGGCTCGGGACTGCCGTCGGACATCTGGAAATCCACGATGGACGGCGCGCTGAAGGGCACCGACAACGAGTCATTCCCGAAGCCGACGGCCATCGGTGGGTACGCGGGTGTGCCGCAGGCGCCGGTCATCAAGCCGCCGTCGCCCGATGACCAGCCACAGGCCCCGGTGCCAGGTGCTCCGACGGAGACCGTCGTCCAGCCGACGCTCGTTATCGCCCCGGGCATCACGATCCCGTTCGGCCCGCCGACCACCATGCAGGTTGCTCCGCACCAGGACGCGCCGCCTCCGGGTGGTGGTGACCCGAACCAGCCTGGCCCCCCGCCGCCGCCGTGA
- a CDS encoding DUF5318 domain-containing protein gives MRLQRQVVDYALRRRSLLAEVYSGRTGVTEVCDANPYLLRAAKFHGRTSSVMCPICRKEPLTLVSWVFGDHLGAVSGSARSTEELVLLAAKFDEFAVHVVEVCRTCSWNHLVKSYVLGTPSPPKAAKPRGTRAARSKARTASE, from the coding sequence GTGCGATTGCAGCGGCAGGTGGTCGACTATGCGCTCCGGCGCAGGTCACTGCTGGCCGAGGTCTATTCCGGCCGTACCGGCGTCACCGAGGTGTGTGACGCCAACCCCTATCTGCTGCGCGCAGCAAAATTTCATGGGCGTACCAGTTCGGTGATGTGCCCGATCTGCCGCAAAGAACCACTGACATTGGTGTCGTGGGTCTTCGGTGATCATCTCGGAGCGGTGTCGGGTTCGGCTCGCAGCACCGAGGAGCTCGTCCTGCTGGCCGCCAAGTTCGACGAATTCGCGGTTCACGTGGTGGAGGTATGCCGCACTTGCAGTTGGAATCATTTGGTCAAGTCATATGTATTAGGGACGCCGAGTCCCCCGAAAGCAGCGAAGCCTCGAGGCACCCGGGCAGCGCGCTCGAAAGCGCGCACCGCCAGTGAGTGA
- a CDS encoding DUF1707 SHOCT-like domain-containing protein — translation MATAATRAKDSDRNDTCQILDAALADGQLSAEEHRQRVAAATTAVTLGDLRALVTDLQTGDGPVKLPNLKTGAGRPVRTTGWGLLAAGAAVMLVVGIAIGWGIYAAPGQSPMTAAEDPGAKPDGVAPLVLTPPRQLQSLGGLTGLLTQMKKKFGDTTGYELNIYSDYAMLERPDPGEPRRVLRYYYRGGWDDPDTTSVSSDERVVDLGKFDVEKIAAIMHGAPETLGIKRNEINNVYLDIKGSKDITAPPDTVEISIYVSGKFNNSGYIELDPDGNQKRINYPG, via the coding sequence GTGGCCACCGCAGCGACCCGGGCGAAAGACAGCGACCGCAACGACACCTGCCAAATCCTGGACGCGGCATTGGCCGACGGTCAGCTGTCCGCCGAGGAACACCGGCAGCGGGTCGCGGCCGCCACCACCGCGGTCACGCTCGGTGACCTGCGCGCGCTGGTGACCGATCTGCAGACCGGGGACGGGCCGGTCAAACTGCCCAACCTCAAGACCGGCGCAGGACGACCGGTGCGCACGACCGGTTGGGGACTGCTCGCCGCCGGAGCCGCGGTGATGCTGGTGGTCGGCATCGCGATCGGCTGGGGCATCTACGCCGCGCCGGGCCAGTCGCCGATGACCGCCGCCGAGGACCCCGGCGCCAAGCCCGACGGGGTGGCCCCGCTGGTCCTGACGCCGCCCAGGCAGTTGCAGTCTCTCGGCGGACTGACCGGGCTGCTCACCCAGATGAAGAAGAAGTTCGGCGACACCACCGGCTACGAGCTGAACATCTACTCCGACTACGCGATGCTCGAGCGTCCTGACCCAGGCGAACCGCGACGGGTCCTGCGGTACTACTACCGCGGCGGCTGGGACGACCCTGATACGACATCGGTCAGCAGTGACGAGCGCGTCGTCGACCTCGGCAAATTCGACGTCGAGAAGATCGCTGCCATCATGCACGGCGCCCCGGAGACCCTCGGGATCAAGCGCAACGAGATCAACAACGTCTACCTCGACATCAAGGGCAGCAAGGACATCACCGCGCCGCCGGACACCGTCGAGATCTCGATCTACGTGTCCGGGAAGTTCAACAACAGCGGCTACATCGAACTGGACCCGGACGGCAACCAAAAGCGCATCAACTACCCCGGTTGA
- a CDS encoding PadR family transcriptional regulator encodes MLELAILGLLLESPMHGYELRKRLTGLLGAFRAFSYGSLYPALRRMQADGLIVEDAAPLGATKVRRARRVYQLTDAGKQRFTELVADTGPQNYTDDGFGVHLAFFNRTPAEARMRILEGRRRQVEERREGLREAIARASSSLDRYTRQLHQLGLESSEREVKWLNELIAAERVATAGPTAPPSQGHADQT; translated from the coding sequence GTGCTGGAGCTGGCGATCTTGGGGCTTCTGCTGGAGTCCCCCATGCACGGCTATGAGCTGCGCAAACGCTTGACGGGACTGCTCGGCGCGTTCCGCGCCTTCTCATACGGCTCGCTCTACCCGGCGCTGCGCCGGATGCAGGCCGACGGCTTGATCGTCGAAGACGCCGCGCCGCTCGGTGCGACGAAGGTGCGCCGCGCCCGCCGCGTGTACCAACTCACCGACGCCGGCAAGCAACGGTTCACCGAACTCGTCGCCGACACCGGCCCCCAGAACTACACCGATGACGGATTCGGTGTGCACTTGGCGTTCTTCAACCGGACGCCCGCCGAAGCCAGGATGCGAATCCTGGAGGGGCGGCGGCGTCAGGTCGAGGAACGTCGCGAAGGTCTGCGCGAGGCGATCGCACGGGCCAGCAGTTCGCTCGACCGGTACACCCGGCAGTTGCATCAGCTCGGGCTCGAATCCAGTGAGCGCGAAGTGAAATGGCTCAACGAACTGATTGCAGCCGAGCGCGTGGCAACTGCCGGACCGACGGCACCGCCGTCACAAGGCCACGCCGACCAAACCTGA
- a CDS encoding inositol-3-phosphate synthase — MSESNEVRVAIVGVGNCAASLVQGVQYYQDADENSTVPGLMHVKFGQYHVRDVKFVAAFDVDAKKVGFDLSEAIFASENNTIKIADVPPTNVTVQRGPTLDGIGKYYSETIEVSDTDPVDVVKALKDAEVDVLVSYLPVGSEEADKFYAQCAIDAKVAFVNALPVFIASDPVWAKKFTDAGVAIVGDDIKSQVGATITHRVMAKLFEDRGVALDRTYQLNVGGNMDFKNMLERERLESKKVSKTQAVTSNLTGSLADKVYDKNVHIGPSDYVAWLDDRKWAYVRLEGRAFGDVPLNLEYKLEVWDSPNSAGIIIDAVRAAKIAKDRGIGGPILPASAYLMKSPPEQVADDLARTQLEAFIEG; from the coding sequence ATGTCTGAGTCGAACGAGGTTCGCGTCGCAATCGTCGGCGTAGGCAACTGCGCGGCATCGCTCGTGCAGGGCGTGCAGTACTACCAGGACGCCGACGAGAACTCGACCGTCCCGGGCCTGATGCACGTCAAGTTCGGCCAGTACCACGTGCGTGACGTGAAGTTCGTGGCCGCGTTCGACGTGGACGCCAAGAAGGTCGGCTTCGACCTGTCCGAGGCGATCTTCGCGTCCGAGAACAACACCATCAAGATCGCCGACGTGCCGCCCACCAATGTGACGGTGCAGCGCGGGCCGACCCTCGACGGCATCGGCAAGTACTACTCCGAGACCATCGAGGTGTCCGACACCGACCCGGTCGACGTGGTCAAGGCACTCAAGGACGCCGAGGTCGACGTCCTGGTCTCCTACCTGCCCGTCGGTTCCGAAGAGGCCGACAAGTTCTACGCCCAGTGCGCCATCGACGCCAAGGTCGCGTTCGTCAACGCGCTGCCGGTGTTCATCGCCTCCGATCCGGTGTGGGCCAAGAAGTTCACCGACGCCGGTGTGGCGATCGTCGGCGACGACATCAAGAGCCAGGTCGGCGCCACCATCACCCACCGCGTGATGGCCAAGCTTTTCGAGGACCGCGGCGTCGCCCTGGATCGCACGTACCAGCTGAACGTCGGCGGCAACATGGACTTCAAGAACATGCTCGAGCGCGAGCGCCTGGAGTCCAAGAAGGTCTCCAAGACCCAGGCCGTCACCTCCAACCTGACCGGCTCGCTGGCCGACAAGGTCTACGACAAGAACGTGCACATCGGCCCGTCGGACTATGTCGCGTGGCTCGACGACCGCAAGTGGGCGTACGTCCGCCTCGAGGGCCGCGCGTTCGGTGACGTGCCGCTGAACCTGGAGTACAAGCTCGAGGTGTGGGATTCGCCCAACTCGGCCGGCATCATCATCGACGCCGTGCGCGCCGCCAAGATCGCTAAGGACCGCGGTATCGGCGGCCCCATCCTGCCGGCCTCGGCCTACCTGATGAAGAGCCCGCCGGAGCAGGTCGCCGACGACCTCGCCCGCACTCAGCTGGAAGCCTTCATCGAGGGGTAA
- the ahpC gene encoding alkyl hydroperoxide reductase subunit C, translating to MALINKQIKPFSATAYKNGTFIPVSDADIKGKWAIFFFYPADFTFVCPTELGDLADHYEELQRLGVEVFSVSTDTHFTHKAWHDSSDTIGKIQYAMIGDPTLQISTDFEVLREGQGLADRGTFLVDPDGVIQFTEVTAEGIGRNAAELVRKVKAAQYVRNHPGEVCPAKWEEGEETLAPSLELVGKI from the coding sequence GTGGCCCTGATCAACAAGCAGATCAAGCCGTTCTCCGCCACCGCGTACAAGAACGGCACATTCATCCCGGTGTCGGACGCCGACATCAAGGGCAAGTGGGCCATCTTCTTCTTCTACCCGGCCGACTTCACCTTCGTCTGCCCGACCGAACTGGGCGACCTCGCCGACCACTACGAGGAGCTGCAGCGCCTCGGCGTCGAGGTGTTCTCGGTGTCCACCGACACCCACTTCACCCACAAGGCGTGGCACGACTCGTCCGACACCATCGGCAAGATCCAGTACGCCATGATCGGCGACCCGACCCTGCAGATCAGCACCGACTTCGAGGTGCTGCGTGAGGGCCAGGGCCTGGCCGACCGCGGTACCTTCCTGGTCGACCCCGACGGCGTCATCCAGTTCACCGAGGTCACCGCGGAGGGCATCGGCCGCAACGCCGCCGAACTGGTCCGCAAGGTCAAGGCCGCCCAGTACGTGCGCAACCACCCGGGCGAGGTCTGCCCGGCGAAGTGGGAAGAGGGCGAAGAGACCCTGGCCCCGTCGCTGGAACTCGTCGGCAAGATCTAG
- the ahpF gene encoding alkyl hydroperoxide reductase subunit F has protein sequence MLDTSLASQLKSLLERLTVPIELVSSLDDGPKSAELAELLTEIAAMSDKITYSRGDDDARRPSFAIRRTGTDVEVRFAGIPLGHEFSSLALALLQVGGYPSKEAPELLEQVQGLDADLHFETYFSLSCQNCPDVVQALNLMAILNPRISHVAIDGALFKDEVEQRKVLAVPTVFLNGEVFDSGRMTLEQIIGKVDVGAAQRTAEAIAEKDPFDVLVVGGGPAGAAAAIYAARKGIRTGVVAERFGGQVLDTMAIENYISVPHTEGPKYAAALEAHVGEYDVDVMKTQRGAKLLPALDEGGLIEISLESGASLTARTVILATGARWRAMDVPGEADYRNKGVTYCPHCDGPLFKGKRVAVVGGGNSGVEAAIDLAGVVSHVTLIEFDSVLRADEVLQRKLRSLPNVDILLSTLTTEVLGDGDQVTGLTYQDRTTGESHRLDLQGVFVQIGLLPNTEWLEGSVELSKRGEIVIDERGQTSVPGVFAAGDCTTVPFKQIVIAAGAGATAALSAFDHLIRTTAPVGS, from the coding sequence ATGCTCGACACCTCACTCGCCAGCCAATTGAAGTCCCTGCTGGAGCGGCTGACCGTGCCGATCGAGCTGGTGTCCTCCCTCGATGACGGCCCCAAGTCCGCAGAACTCGCCGAACTGCTCACCGAGATCGCGGCGATGTCGGACAAGATCACCTACTCGCGCGGCGACGACGACGCCCGTCGGCCGTCGTTCGCCATCCGCCGCACCGGCACCGACGTCGAGGTCCGGTTCGCCGGCATCCCCCTGGGCCACGAGTTCTCCTCGCTGGCCCTGGCCCTGCTGCAGGTCGGCGGATACCCGTCGAAGGAAGCCCCCGAACTGCTCGAGCAGGTACAGGGCCTCGATGCCGACCTGCACTTCGAGACCTACTTCTCCCTGTCGTGCCAGAACTGCCCCGACGTCGTGCAGGCGCTGAACCTGATGGCGATCCTCAACCCGCGCATCAGCCACGTCGCCATCGACGGCGCGCTGTTCAAGGACGAGGTCGAACAGCGCAAGGTGCTGGCCGTCCCCACGGTCTTCCTGAACGGTGAGGTGTTCGATTCGGGCCGGATGACCCTCGAGCAGATCATCGGCAAGGTCGACGTCGGCGCAGCGCAGCGCACCGCCGAAGCGATCGCCGAGAAGGACCCCTTCGATGTGCTGGTGGTCGGCGGTGGACCCGCAGGCGCTGCGGCCGCAATCTACGCGGCCCGCAAGGGAATTCGCACCGGCGTGGTCGCCGAGCGGTTCGGTGGCCAGGTGCTCGACACCATGGCCATCGAGAACTACATCTCCGTCCCCCACACCGAGGGACCGAAGTACGCCGCGGCGCTCGAAGCGCATGTCGGCGAGTACGACGTCGACGTCATGAAGACCCAGCGCGGCGCGAAGCTGCTGCCCGCGCTCGACGAGGGCGGTCTCATCGAGATCTCGCTGGAGAGCGGCGCCTCCCTGACCGCGCGCACCGTCATCCTCGCGACCGGCGCCCGCTGGCGCGCGATGGACGTGCCCGGTGAGGCCGACTACCGCAACAAGGGCGTCACCTACTGCCCGCACTGCGACGGACCGCTGTTCAAGGGCAAGCGCGTCGCGGTGGTGGGCGGCGGTAACTCCGGCGTGGAGGCCGCGATCGACCTGGCGGGCGTCGTCTCCCACGTGACGCTCATCGAGTTCGACTCGGTGCTGCGCGCCGACGAGGTGCTGCAGCGCAAGCTCCGCAGCCTGCCGAACGTCGACATCCTGCTGAGCACGCTGACCACCGAGGTCCTCGGCGACGGCGACCAGGTCACCGGCCTCACCTACCAGGACCGCACCACGGGCGAGTCGCACCGCCTCGACCTGCAGGGCGTCTTCGTCCAGATCGGCCTGCTGCCCAACACCGAGTGGCTGGAAGGCAGCGTCGAGCTGTCCAAGCGCGGCGAGATCGTCATCGACGAGCGCGGCCAGACGTCGGTCCCCGGTGTGTTCGCCGCCGGCGACTGCACGACGGTGCCGTTCAAGCAGATCGTCATCGCGGCCGGAGCCGGCGCGACCGCTGCCCTGTCGGCATTCGATCACCTGATCCGGACCACCGCTCCCGTCGGCAGCTGA
- a CDS encoding alpha/beta fold hydrolase — MSADVAAEISDDELLTLDEFALLPENAEQIGAARPLPTVSRIDDGPISMLKWGIAAPEVVFLHGGGQNAHTWDTVILGLGVPALAIDLPGHGRSAWREDGDYGPKLNAATVAPVIRRHAPGARLVVGMSLGGLTALRIAATEPALVPELVLVDVTPSAPERHEQMTQAQLGAVALVKGDRSFPSFQAMLDVTVAASPHRSRNSLRRGVFHNAKQLDDGTWTWRYDSFRSGDGFVGLWDDVPSITMPTTLVRGAKSFFVNDDDAAAFAAGAPGFQRAHVVADSGHSVQGDQPAALVEILRGVLGS, encoded by the coding sequence ATGTCCGCAGACGTGGCCGCCGAGATTTCTGACGACGAACTGCTGACGCTCGACGAGTTCGCGCTGCTGCCCGAGAATGCCGAGCAGATCGGCGCGGCCCGTCCGCTACCGACGGTCTCGCGGATCGACGACGGACCGATCAGCATGCTGAAGTGGGGCATCGCCGCACCCGAGGTGGTGTTCCTGCACGGTGGTGGGCAGAACGCGCACACGTGGGACACCGTGATCCTCGGGCTCGGTGTGCCGGCGCTGGCGATCGACCTGCCCGGGCACGGGCGGTCGGCCTGGCGCGAGGACGGCGACTACGGCCCGAAGCTGAACGCAGCAACGGTGGCCCCGGTGATTCGGCGACACGCGCCCGGCGCCCGGCTGGTCGTCGGGATGTCGTTGGGCGGGCTGACCGCGCTGCGCATCGCGGCGACCGAGCCCGCCTTGGTGCCCGAGCTGGTGCTGGTGGACGTGACCCCGTCCGCACCGGAACGCCACGAGCAGATGACCCAGGCACAGTTGGGTGCGGTGGCGTTGGTAAAGGGCGACCGGAGCTTCCCCAGCTTTCAGGCGATGCTCGACGTCACCGTGGCGGCGTCGCCGCATCGCAGCCGGAACTCATTGCGCCGCGGCGTCTTTCACAACGCCAAGCAACTCGACGACGGCACCTGGACCTGGCGCTACGACTCGTTCCGCAGCGGCGACGGTTTTGTCGGACTGTGGGACGACGTGCCGTCCATCACCATGCCGACGACGCTGGTGCGCGGCGCCAAGTCGTTCTTCGTCAACGACGACGATGCCGCCGCCTTCGCCGCCGGTGCGCCGGGTTTCCAGCGGGCGCATGTGGTCGCCGATTCCGGGCATTCGGTACAGGGCGACCAGCCGGCGGCGCTCGTCGAGATCCTGCGCGGCGTCCTCGGCAGTTAG